Part of the Poecilia reticulata strain Guanapo linkage group LG2, Guppy_female_1.0+MT, whole genome shotgun sequence genome is shown below.
TCTGAGCTGCAAAAACTATATCATGTACACTTGAAATGTTTGTAGAGGAATAGAGGAAAAAGTGGTTGAGGTTTTAACTTGTTTGTTATCAGTATAAATGAGTTGTTATCATACTCAACTTGTGAGTGTAACATTCCTGTCAGTGACTTTTTGGTTCTTCAACAGTTTTACTTTTGACAGGCAAAAAGAATAACCACGTCATTTGTTACATTACTAGATAAGACTTTAGAGAAATGAGGAATTCTCAGACAGCCCTTATCACTTAGCACTTTAYCAGGGCTTCTTCAGCCTTGATGGTCATACAAATAGCTGTgtttcaataaaaccttttaaccagatttatttagtattttataaGGACACCAAAGAGTGCAAACATCTGGTTATCTTCCTCCCAGATTCAGAGATATTACATGAAGAGTGGAACAAAGTGATGTTTCCAAGTTCCTCCCTGTTCTCCTCcacaaacaagagaaaaaaataaatcagtttttttctatgtGTGCCTCAACCATGTGGCATCTCACTGTCTCTACACATTATTGAAGTAAATTGAAGTTGACAGGATGTTCTTTGACACACCCAGCACCAATTTTAGTACAGGAACTAACTGACAAGAAAAAAGGGCAGAAGAAGGGAAACCAgagcagtaaataaaataataaaacaacaaaaaacaccattTTGGGCAAATTTCTACATTCACTCATTCAAAACTATAAGTTGCCATTTTGCAATCATCTATAAACTTTAGCCTTGCAccttttagctgttttttttttttttgttctgatccTTGTTTGGCTCAAttgattttttgtcaaatatgaATGATTATGATCCCTGATCAATCAAAACTCTAAAGGACTGCGGACTAAAAGCAGATTAAAGAAAATKACATTAACTCTTAATGCTTGAACTATGATAATATTAGTGGAGATTTTATTCCTCCTGTACAGTTGGACTTTTTAACCCTCATTCGTCTCTTTGTCTTGATTCATCACACCCCATGCTTCAACTGTTGTATGgtgacttttaattttaaatcagttGAGTTTGTCTATWTGGCACTGATGCAAAATAACTCATCTGAAGATACACAGATCTGGTTTACATACAAAATACACAGGCAATTTAATCTACAGGCAGATGCAAATTTAGTTACATCCACTGAAATGCAGACCTAGTTCTAATAGCAATGCTGTCACATTAAGCTTATTATTCCAATTAGCTAAAAAGTTTTAGCTATTAATTATTCAGAAGGTTTTCAGTTGTCCCGCATACTGACTAGGCATGGGGCGACAGTGGAAACAAGAAgtcattttcaacaaaaaaaaaagaaacctccAGAAGAGACCGGGTCAGTgttgaagaaaacataaagaagagaagcagcagcatttAGACTTCATATAGGGAAGAAAGCAATACAGCTAAACATGTCAGAGCTGAGTCAGTAGGaaggattttctctttttaattctCATCAGTGCTCTTGCTGGAGCATGTTTTGGTTAAGTTGAAGACTTTTAACTGAGTTCCTGTTATTAAAGAAGTACAACTGTCcatcttttaatgaaaaaatgcaTGAAGTTGTATTTCTGCATGACTCTGAGatgggatatttttttatttaaaaagaagaaggaagtcCTAATACAAAGCTTAATATAGGATTTAAAGTACAAGTCTCAGACGACGATAACGCCAAAGGTTTTTACTTCATTACACAGGGGCCAATTAGGCCAACCAGAGTGAGTGAATGACAAAGCAAAATCTCTGGTCCAAAGACAACAGACTtgtctttacatttaaaagaaaaataagacatccaagtttttatgtcttcaagATGTGCCTGTAGTCTACCTAAATAATTGGATAAATTAAGGTTTACAGATAAATTTAACTGGGAGAAAATCCCCGGCTTTCTGAAAATTGTATCCAGTCATGTTTAGCAAAGGGAGTTGGTCTGACAAGTGAATCTTGTGAGACTCTACAAGTAACATYATCAACATGAATGACATGCAATCTGTCAGATTAATATTATCAATCTGGATATGATTCCCTTGATCCTTACGTCatgtttgagcatttttttGGAAACTACTGTGACCATTAACACAAAAGCTtctattaaaataacaaaaaatatattgattacgtcacaaaacaagaaggaaatgCCAGCTGGCAAGCCTGGGGTAAAAATATTATCAGTWGTGCATGATGTCCATTTTTGCAGAGGAAATACTAACCTTTCGTGAATTTACGTTTGCCTCCAAGTGAGGGATAGTGtaagaggaaacaaaataaactccAATAAAATTACTTATGTTTAAGTATAGCAACAAAACCCACACTCATACAAGATAACAGCTCTTGCAGCAGACGGCACCATTTTCAACCCAAAATGTCTGACCAGTACCAGAGCACGCTTTAAGATAAATACTATGAAGTCAAGTCATGGATGAATcttgtctttatgttttttttttactttccaacAGATCTACTCCAGCATACAGATCTTATTCCTGAAACCATGGCCAATTCCGCCGAAGACTATGGAAACTACACCTATGAATATGAGGAGTACGGTGATATGGAAGACCTTAAAGTGGATCACAGTCAGACGGAACCTATCCACATCATCTCTATAGTCATCTACATCACTTGCATCACACTTGGCCTGATTGGAAATGGAGCCGTCATTTGGGTGACGGGGTTTAAGAGCAAGAAGACTGTCAACAGCGTGTGGTTGCTCAATCTGGCTATAGCagactttgtgtttgtgctttttctgcCCTTCTACATCGACTACATTCTGAAGGACTTCCACTGGAACTTCGGTCTGACCATGTGTAAAATTAACTCCTTTGTTTCCGTAATGAACATGTATGCTAGTGTCCTCTTTCTCACTGTGCTCAGTGTGGACAGGTATGTCTCTCTGGTATACCTGAACTGGTGTCAAAGGTATCGCACAGTGGACAGAGCCTGGCTTGTTTGTGGCTGCATTTGGCTAACGGCTGCCCTGCTGAGCTGCCACGCGCTGGTCTTTCGAGACATTCTACACGTCAGTGGTAAGGTGTTATGCTACACTAACTATCACATAACAAACCAGCACACAACAGCTGCTACAATACACACAATATTAGTGTCCGTCCGTCTCACTGTGGGCTTTCTTTTGCCGCTTACCGCCATAAGCGTGACGGGCATActtctgtcaataaaagtgaGACAATCCCGGGGTTTGGTTCGCATCTCGAGCTTCTCAAAAACAGTCACAGCTGTCATCCTGGCCTTCTTTTTCTGCTGGGCGCCTTTCCATATTTTTGGCTTGATGGAGTTGTTTGTACATCACTCACTTACCATGCACAGTATTTTGAGAGCTGGCTTCCCGCTAGCAACCAGCTTAGGCTTTTTCAACAGCTGCATTAACCCGCTGCTGTACATGCTGCTTAGCAAGAAGGTGCGCCATATCCTCAAGGACGCGTGTCTGAACATAACCAAGAGTTCCCTGAGAGAACTGAGCCAGTCCATCTCCGCCACGGACATAGAGACTATGCACAGCATACATCAAGACAGCGTCCCAGACGAGCCAACAGTGTCATCGACTCTGTGAGCGAAGGGTGACTAATCACTGCTGTTCTTTCCAGCCTCAGTGTGTAGATCTTCccattttgcttcattttccaCAAAGCTACGCCTGCTTCAAATGAAAATTGCTTTGAGTGGAAAAACTCAACTGAACTGCACTCAGCATGCCATTAAGTAAATCCCTTTCCACCTTTTTATCTGCACAGAAAGAGGCCAGATTTACAGCTGCAACTGTTTAAAGGATTTGGAGAGAATGGCTACACAATTATTCTAATTAATCGTCTATTCACTGCAAGCAACTGActgcttttacttttgtaaaagtATCTGTATATTGACTTTTCACAAAAGGGAAAATCTGGTTgctgttgattttttgttgCAGAGATCTCGATCAAAGGTTTCTaccatgtttttaaatcttgatgCATTTCTATCTGTCTAATTATTGAGAAACggataacatttattttacaaggaATGACATATCAGGCAGATTTTTAATTGTAGTTAGTGGTGAAAGTTTATAGtgtcttgaaaaagtatttatataaactttttttgcattacaaccacaaacttcagttaaTTGTattggatttttatgtgatagacgAAGTGTCAACAATGTAAAACCCATTTCACCCCCTTATTTCCACTGAATACATTTTGTCTTGACCCAGAAGAACCTATATGATCATAAATTCAGCTTGTTTCATCATAGAATGCAATCTTACATCTTTTTAGATttgagaatgaaaaacaaacttttacaaaTTGAATGGCTTTCATTTTCTTGAACAGAAagtcaggggggaaaaaaatcctgatttgAGACCCAAAGAGATATAAAAAGACtacttttcaaataattatgtttcaaaaaatCTTGCAGATTAGAACAAAGAAAATGGCTAACTTCACAATTTTTACGCCCCTATATTTATAAAcggttttgttttatatcatgtAAGATATTTagagtgaggaagaagaggaggctTATGTTTtacaatcatttatttatttttttttaatctttgttttcatgctCCCTGTGGGAAAGACTAGTAGAACTGTGCGTTCATGCCGAAATGCAGTGGATCTATGTGGCCTGACCACCTCCTTGCACATTTTGTCCCCTGCAAGTCCACACCCAATTACGTTGcgtaacacaaaaacataaaatacagcGAGTTTTGTGAAAGTAATgcaaaaaattgtgtaaaaattcAAGGTATATgattacttttgcaaagcacttttattcagatttaCTCTGACTGTTAGAATTGTATTACCTCATCTATTTAGACATCTGCTGTATGTTTAACATTATTACACAAagggctaaataaaaaaaaagttttatccaaacatatttaaagtaaatctTATATGTCTTAATAAACATGTTCTTCTGAgttgtttcagtgtttgttttgttccgACATAAAGAAGTATTGCTTGATGTTTTCAATCAGACTGGATTATCCTGAGGGTCTAACACGTGGCTCAAAGGCATGCATGAGTAAGAAATGGAGCCAGATGTGCATTTCATCCACATTTCCTCACCGTCTCTTAAAAATGTAgctatttcctgtttttttttcctttgaggtTAACCCCGTCTGGTTGTATCACTGGGGTCAGTCCATGTGTATCAACGTGTTGTCTCGGGGGTACTGGTTTATCTCTCTGGGAAAACATTGGCAGGAAGCAgactttaaaaagttgctttcctgtttttaattaatacCTTTCACAGATGTCCTGGCTGCAGTCGTGGAAGACATTGGAGATTAGGAAATTTCCTcgattaaataaatgaaataaataaaggtgaCCTTAATGTTTACCCAAATAGTCATTGATCCCACTTTACCTCAGAATATAAATGGCCAGACAACAAAATATTCCAAAGCCATCCCTCAATTCTATATTTTGCTCTAAACCAGAGAGGTccttttaatcttttcattCTGCTTCCAGGCTTTCTGGATGGATTTTAAAGGGTTTCTTTCCTCTGATTTTTGAATCATCCCAACCAATAAAAACCCACAGCAAGGAATGATCATCCAGCttaatgctgtattttatttatcttaaaagtTGGAGCTCAGAGTTTGTTACTGCTGGGATCAAAAGTGATATATTTCTTGAGCTTCCTGAACACCTGGCCAGTGCTGCTGACTGATTGCCTCCAATTTATTTATCCTGAGGGATCCTTGACAAAGAATGTGTgccatgcaaaaaaatatttactttgagcAGCAGAGTTAGAGtctgttaatctaaaaataatatgtAACTTAATGTGAAGAAGTTTAGCAGACTTTgatgatttttagttttaataagcCCCTCATAATGAATCTTCCTCaggaaacaaaatgtcattGGTCAGATTCCTCTGTAAAGTCAGACATTGATGTGACAgcacagaaatatgttttattctaacaatgctttaaaatatgaatcCTGGTTCTGTATTACTTCCCTTTGCTACATTTAATTCATTATACTTTGCTCTCCTAGAGCCTTAATTCAGAGAAACGTACAGAGAAATACTGATGTATTAGTAATTCCTGTTTTATGGGGTGAGAGGGAAACATTTATGTTATGACACACTGAACGGTCCTGTGCATCAGAGTGTATCTAATGAATTTCAAGCAGTGACCCTTataataaagtttaataacAGAGAGACAACTTTACTCTCTAAAGCAGTCACAGGAGGCTCGCCCTCCTTTTTGGGATTATGGTACAGGCTTCAGGAATACTTAATCCGTGACGCAGCCGAATTAGAAGACAGCCCGCAATCTGGAGGCACACGGCCCAATGAGAACACTGGCAAGGTGAGTAAAATTAGATAAACTCCATACTAAAATGGTAAACATTAAGAATGTGGGgtttctttaaatgtataacGCTTGCGGATACTAGCTCCGGACAGTCAGTTGTGACGTTGCATGTGTGTTTGCGACGTTTTAccattgtttaaaatattaagcaTTATATTTTAACTGAATTGTTCGGCCCAGTGCATTGTGGACGGGATGgacgtgtttgttttttaacgtGCCGTGGCGTGGGTTAGCTTCTTAATAACGGTCCGGTGGATGGCCAACTTTAGCTAGTTTTCCTCTGCGTTTGTTTTGGTAGCCACCCGGAGGCTAATTGAGGTCGCCCACTCGGCTTGGAGCGTCATAtgtcgtctctctctctctctttcttgctCTTTCTCAGAGTAGACTTGTATTCCGTGCTAAGATGCAGTGTTAATTTCTGTGTCTCTTCCAGCATGCTGCGGTTGCCTGTTGTGAATCGCTGTTTCTTTCCAGCAGCTATTATTAAGGGAGGTgcggctgctgcagctcacaaTGGTAACAATATGCCACTTCATCAAATGATTAATTGATCCTGCCTCGGCTACAGTTCGTACAACGTGTTGTTTTGTGTTCTTGCATAACAGCCATTTGTCTGCTCTGctgaggaaagaaaatatttgaatgctTTGCACCACTAGTTAGTTTTCTGGACTTGATGGATTAAAGGAAGGATTACAAACGCACCAGCTACTTCTGTGCGTTAGGGTCAGTTTGACCAGTCGTGTCACTTTCAGCTCCATGTcaataaatataatcaaaaagtaaatacatttcagcAAATCAGTAAACtaataaatgtacatatattGAAATGCTTAAAGTGTTCAGTTCTGAACTATGCTTACATCTAATTCAAGCCAAAATTTATTTGATCTCATAGCGAAAATATTACATGAAACTAATATATTTCTGTTACGAAAGTATTACTATTTGTTGGTCACAGAATGATTATTAAGACAGTTAACTAGACAGTTGTCGAGTTCCCTGGCATCTAAAGGGGATATTAGTCACAAAAGATCATTAATAAAAGAgatcatttttcacaaaatgttgtATACAAGCATATGTATGGAAAGtaaggtggaagaaaaaaatgtggacaatCAGCCTCTGAGTACTACTGATTCTTGCTGCAGTGTATGTGTTCAGAGtctttgaaattcaaaaagaTAATCTTACATGTTATATATATTAAGACATTTAGATTGATACATGTCACTTATTCatcaaagaatatttttcttatgatTTTTAACTAGATGCAACAAAGGTGAGCCACAAATGAAGAAACTACCTCCTCACAGAGTGCTGTACCTAAGTAaattaatggaaagtttagtggaagaaattttttttagaaaatatagcTTCTTTACCAGTGCATTCTTGAACCCTTGTTAGTTTGCTtaggatttcaaaataaattagaatttcaaaaagttgttttattttatgaatttgaTTAAACATGGAAATTCATATATAGGAAGGTTAATATATtccatgtttatttctgttttaatcatGGTTCAGATCAAGATGAGTAAGCCGCTaaaggtcattgctaaagaagctggcttTTCACAGAGCCTTTTATCCCAGCAAATTAGTGGAAAATTAGTTGGaaggaaaaatgtggaaagtcCCTTCCACACTTTTTTAGGTGaacatttaagacattttttttttgcattctttaACATTTAGTTATGACATAAGCATGAAGTTATAGTTCACTGTATCCATAGATTAACTTTGTGTGAAGACAGTCCAAATGATGATcaacattctttgtttttcttctggtttaGTTTTGTAGTCACATACTGAAGACTGATGGAAAATATATATCCAATTAAGGTTCGAATAAAACTGTCAGATTCAGGATCCAATATTAAAGTGGTTCTGTTACTATCTTCTTAAAAACTTTGAGAGTCAGCATCCATTCCCATGATTGGTTagcatttctgtatttaaaaaaataaaaataaattattNNNNNNNNNNNNNN
Proteins encoded:
- the cmklr2 gene encoding G-protein coupled receptor 1, with the translated sequence MANSAEDYGNYTYEYEEYGDMEDLKVDHSQTEPIHIISIVIYITCITLGLIGNGAVIWVTGFKSKKTVNSVWLLNLAIADFVFVLFLPFYIDYILKDFHWNFGLTMCKINSFVSVMNMYASVLFLTVLSVDRYVSLVYLNWCQRYRTVDRAWLVCGCIWLTAALLSCHALVFRDILHVSGKVLCYTNYHITNQHTTAATIHTILVSVRLTVGFLLPLTAISVTGILLSIKVRQSRGLVRISSFSKTVTAVILAFFFCWAPFHIFGLMELFVHHSLTMHSILRAGFPLATSLGFFNSCINPLLYMLLSKKVRHILKDACLNITKSSLRELSQSISATDIETMHSIHQDSVPDEPTVSSTL